The following proteins come from a genomic window of Pseudomonas sp. J452:
- a CDS encoding GNAT family N-acetyltransferase, giving the protein MWAIFSLFRRRKTELQLCEASDVDLSTVRALLMTEARNGHFTGLDTPTAVDSYMQQLRLSVDSYRARQQVGVILQMLVVGRESVGFVILRACPEPAEMELHMLIIAPEYRRRGYASQVVQWFVNDLRGNNRRLMVRCLPASEAMIALLGTMDFTRKPSTGVFVRHFLSPLLS; this is encoded by the coding sequence ATGTGGGCTATTTTTAGTTTATTTAGGCGCAGGAAGACGGAGTTGCAATTGTGCGAGGCTTCGGATGTGGATTTATCGACTGTGCGAGCACTGCTTATGACGGAGGCGCGTAACGGTCACTTTACAGGCCTGGACACTCCCACGGCGGTCGACTCATACATGCAGCAGTTACGCCTATCGGTCGACTCTTATAGAGCAAGGCAGCAAGTGGGTGTGATTTTGCAGATGCTCGTTGTTGGTCGTGAATCTGTGGGGTTTGTTATTTTACGAGCATGTCCAGAACCTGCGGAAATGGAGCTTCATATGCTGATAATAGCTCCTGAATATCGGAGACGGGGCTATGCGAGTCAAGTAGTTCAATGGTTTGTGAATGATCTAAGAGGAAATAATCGTCGATTAATGGTTCGGTGCCTCCCTGCCTCCGAGGCCATGATTGCTCTTTTAGGAACGATGGATTTTACCCGGAAGCCAAGTACAGGCGTGTTCGTTCGTCACTTTCTCTCTCCACTCCTCAGCTAG